The following are from one region of the Streptomyces rubrogriseus genome:
- a CDS encoding discoidin domain-containing protein codes for MSRPRTPTSRLTPARRLTAPLTAGLLTLGALTALPAAQAHAAGSVVKVTGSQGNWQLTVDGSPYTVKGLTWGPSPADADRYLPDLASMGVNTIRTWGTDASSRPLLDSAAAHGVKVIAGFWLQPGGGPGSGGCVNYLTDTSYKDQMLAEFPRWVQEYKDHPGVLMWNVGNESVLGLQNCYGGDELERQRDAYTTFVNDVAKKIHAVDPNHPVTSTDAWVGAWPYYKKNAPDLDLYAVNSYDAVCDVRSAWEQGGYTKPYIVTESGPAGEWEVPDDANGVPREPTDQAKAQGYTDAWNCVTGHRGVALGATLFHYGTEYDFGGIWFNLLPAGQKRLSYYAVKRAYGGDTSRDNTPPVVSGFGVEGDPGKVQAGKDLVLTVRATDPDGDPIAYEVLANSNYIDQSKQLTPLPVTDLGGGRLEVTAPERPGVWKLYVKATDGRGNVGVETLSARVVPPAVDGTNVALGKPATASSFQPSYGDCPCTAANAVDGNPDTRWASDWSDPQWLQVDLGTRTGFRHVQLYWESSYARAYTVQTSDDGQNWRTVSTVTDGNGGVDTLDVSGTGRYVRVNGTARGTGYGYSLYEFGVYA; via the coding sequence ATGAGCCGACCCCGCACCCCCACCAGCAGACTCACCCCCGCCCGCAGACTCACCGCGCCCCTGACGGCCGGCCTGCTCACGCTCGGCGCACTCACCGCGCTGCCCGCCGCGCAGGCGCACGCCGCCGGCAGCGTCGTGAAGGTCACCGGCAGCCAGGGCAACTGGCAGCTGACCGTGGACGGCAGCCCCTACACGGTCAAGGGCCTCACCTGGGGGCCGTCCCCCGCCGACGCCGACCGGTACCTGCCCGACCTGGCGTCCATGGGCGTGAACACCATCCGCACCTGGGGCACCGACGCGAGCAGCCGCCCCCTCCTCGACTCCGCCGCCGCCCACGGAGTCAAGGTCATCGCCGGCTTCTGGCTCCAGCCCGGCGGCGGCCCGGGCAGCGGCGGCTGCGTCAACTACCTCACCGACACCTCGTACAAGGACCAGATGCTGGCCGAGTTCCCGCGCTGGGTCCAGGAGTACAAGGACCACCCCGGCGTCCTGATGTGGAACGTCGGCAACGAGTCGGTGCTCGGCCTGCAGAACTGCTACGGCGGCGACGAGCTTGAGCGCCAGCGCGACGCCTACACCACCTTCGTCAACGACGTCGCCAAGAAGATCCACGCCGTCGACCCGAACCACCCGGTGACCTCCACCGACGCCTGGGTCGGCGCCTGGCCCTACTACAAGAAGAACGCCCCCGACCTGGACCTGTACGCCGTCAACTCCTACGACGCCGTGTGCGACGTGCGCTCCGCGTGGGAACAGGGCGGCTACACCAAGCCGTACATCGTCACCGAGTCCGGACCGGCCGGCGAGTGGGAGGTGCCGGACGACGCCAACGGGGTGCCGCGGGAACCCACCGACCAGGCCAAGGCGCAGGGCTACACCGACGCCTGGAACTGCGTCACCGGGCACCGCGGCGTCGCCCTGGGCGCGACCCTGTTCCACTACGGCACCGAGTACGACTTCGGCGGCATCTGGTTCAACCTGCTGCCCGCCGGCCAGAAGCGGCTGTCGTACTACGCCGTGAAGCGGGCCTACGGCGGTGACACCTCGCGCGACAACACCCCGCCGGTGGTGAGCGGCTTCGGCGTCGAGGGCGACCCGGGCAAGGTGCAGGCCGGCAAGGACCTGGTCCTCACGGTGCGCGCCACCGACCCGGACGGCGACCCGATCGCGTACGAGGTACTGGCCAACAGCAACTACATCGACCAGAGCAAGCAGTTGACCCCCTTGCCCGTCACCGACCTCGGCGGTGGACGCCTCGAGGTCACCGCCCCCGAGCGGCCCGGCGTCTGGAAGCTGTACGTCAAGGCCACCGACGGCCGGGGCAACGTCGGCGTCGAGACCCTCTCGGCGCGGGTCGTGCCGCCCGCCGTCGACGGTACGAACGTCGCCCTCGGCAAACCGGCCACCGCGTCCTCCTTCCAGCCCAGCTACGGCGACTGCCCCTGCACCGCAGCCAACGCCGTGGACGGGAACCCGGACACCCGGTGGGCCAGCGACTGGAGCGACCCGCAGTGGCTCCAGGTGGACCTCGGCACCCGCACCGGCTTCCGGCACGTCCAGCTGTACTGGGAGTCCTCCTACGCCAGGGCCTACACCGTCCAGACCTCGGACGACGGACAGAACTGGCGGACCGTGTCCACGGTGACCGACGGCAACGGCGGCGTCGACACCCTCGACGTGTCCGGCACCGGCCGCTACGTACGCGTCAACGGCACCGCACGCGGCACGG
- a CDS encoding DUF1996 domain-containing protein — MPRRSKVLSGTLVASALLLTSIGIGTVAANADTPAASAPASAAHTGHTMAVSTAASPEDPDGDGYIPANPPVTGVTPSTKEPPHRYFHEFQANCGVSHTAPDDPIVYAQQPGKSHDHTFMGNTTTNAYSTTASLDAGSTTCRAPGDRSGYWMPTMYDGDRPVLPVGPQTIYYKAGVTDYTSVRPFPKGLRYVVASPMQSAQEFRDHPGFVEGWECGDSFFNVDFPTDCPERQDVQVNIRFQAPSCWDGKNLDTPDHKSHMAYPVVNPGTNNNICPADHPVALPMIEFKMAFPVNGDLSRVRLASGASYSFHYDFFNAWDEATLDAMVGHCIVGGLQCDARGYDQTHPEAGAALNEDYELP, encoded by the coding sequence ATGCCACGGAGATCGAAAGTTCTGTCCGGCACCCTCGTCGCGAGCGCGTTACTGCTGACCTCGATCGGCATCGGCACCGTCGCCGCCAACGCGGACACACCCGCCGCGTCCGCCCCGGCCTCCGCCGCGCACACCGGGCACACCATGGCGGTCTCGACCGCCGCCTCGCCCGAGGACCCGGACGGCGACGGCTACATCCCCGCAAACCCGCCGGTCACCGGCGTCACCCCGTCCACGAAGGAGCCGCCGCACCGCTACTTCCACGAGTTCCAGGCCAACTGCGGGGTCAGCCACACCGCGCCCGACGACCCCATCGTCTACGCCCAGCAGCCCGGGAAGTCGCACGACCACACCTTCATGGGCAACACGACGACCAACGCGTACAGCACCACCGCCTCGCTCGACGCCGGGTCCACCACCTGCCGGGCGCCCGGTGACCGCTCCGGCTACTGGATGCCGACCATGTACGACGGCGACCGCCCGGTGCTCCCGGTCGGCCCGCAGACCATCTACTACAAGGCCGGTGTCACCGACTACACCAGCGTGCGCCCCTTCCCGAAGGGCCTGCGCTACGTCGTCGCCAGCCCGATGCAGAGCGCACAGGAGTTCCGCGACCACCCCGGGTTCGTCGAGGGCTGGGAGTGCGGCGACAGCTTCTTCAACGTCGACTTCCCCACCGACTGCCCCGAACGCCAGGACGTCCAGGTCAACATCCGCTTCCAGGCGCCCAGTTGCTGGGACGGCAAGAACCTGGACACACCGGACCACAAGAGCCACATGGCGTATCCGGTGGTCAACCCCGGGACCAACAACAACATCTGCCCGGCCGACCACCCGGTCGCCCTGCCGATGATCGAGTTCAAGATGGCCTTCCCGGTCAACGGCGACCTCTCCCGGGTACGGCTGGCCAGTGGCGCGAGCTACTCGTTCCACTACGACTTCTTCAACGCCTGGGACGAGGCGACCCTGGACGCCATGGTCGGCCACTGCATCGTCGGCGGACTGCAGTGCGACGCGCGCGGCTACGACCAGACCCACCCGGAGGCCGGAGCGGCGCTCAACGAGGACTACGAGCTGCCCTGA
- a CDS encoding coagulation factor 5/8 type domain-containing protein, producing the protein MPSSPTPSPTPSSAPEPSGVRRRSLLAAAAAAPVLASLAGAGTAAADSPGGPRALPGGGDLGPNVIVFDPSTANIQGRLDEIFKQQESAQFGTGRYALLFKPGTYNGLNAQLGFYTSVAGLGLSPDDTTINGDVTVDAGWFDGNATQNFWRSAENLALVPVSGTNRWAVSQAAPFRRMHVRGGLNLAPDGYGWASGGYIADSRIDGTVGPYSQQQWYTRDSSVGGWLNAVWNMVFSGVEGAPAQSFPEPPYTTLETTPVSREKPFLYLDGDEYRVFLPEKRTDARGVSWGSGTPRGTSLPLSQFYVAKPGDAAGTLNQALEEGLHLLLTPGVYHLDQTVDVKRAGTVVLGLGYATLVPDNGVTALKVADVDGVRLAGFLVDAGPVNSATLLEVGPEGASADHSANPTTVQDVFVRIGGAGPGKATTSLVVNSRHTIVDHTWVWRADHGDGVGWETNRADYGVVVNGDDVLITGLFVEHFNKYDVQWNGERGRTVFFQNEKAYDAPDQAAIQNGSVKGYAAYKVGDDVTEHEGWGLGSYCYYNVNPSIVQHHGFAAPNRSGVRFHGLLVVSLGGNGQYECVINDTGSPTSGTDTVPSKVVQYP; encoded by the coding sequence ATGCCCTCTTCCCCCACGCCCTCCCCCACACCCTCCTCCGCGCCCGAGCCCTCCGGGGTACGGCGTCGCAGCCTCCTCGCGGCAGCCGCCGCGGCACCCGTACTGGCCTCACTCGCCGGCGCGGGAACCGCCGCCGCCGACTCCCCCGGCGGCCCTCGCGCCCTGCCCGGCGGTGGCGACCTCGGGCCGAACGTCATCGTCTTCGACCCGTCCACGGCGAACATCCAGGGCAGGCTGGACGAGATCTTCAAACAGCAGGAGTCCGCCCAGTTCGGCACGGGGCGCTATGCGCTGCTGTTCAAGCCCGGCACCTACAACGGCCTCAACGCCCAGCTCGGCTTCTACACGTCCGTCGCGGGCCTCGGCCTCTCCCCCGACGACACCACCATCAACGGCGACGTCACGGTCGACGCCGGGTGGTTCGACGGCAACGCCACGCAGAACTTCTGGCGTTCGGCGGAGAACCTCGCGCTGGTCCCGGTCAGCGGCACCAACCGGTGGGCGGTCTCGCAGGCCGCGCCGTTCCGGCGCATGCATGTGCGCGGCGGCCTCAACCTCGCTCCCGACGGTTACGGCTGGGCCAGCGGCGGCTACATCGCCGACAGCCGGATCGACGGCACGGTCGGCCCGTACTCCCAGCAGCAGTGGTACACCCGGGACAGCTCGGTCGGCGGCTGGCTCAACGCCGTGTGGAACATGGTGTTCTCCGGCGTGGAGGGTGCGCCCGCGCAGAGCTTCCCCGAACCGCCGTACACGACGCTGGAGACGACGCCCGTCTCCCGGGAGAAGCCGTTCCTGTACCTCGACGGCGACGAGTACCGCGTGTTCCTGCCGGAGAAGCGCACCGACGCCCGCGGCGTCTCCTGGGGCAGCGGCACCCCGCGCGGCACCTCGCTCCCGTTGTCCCAGTTCTACGTCGCCAAGCCCGGCGACGCGGCGGGCACCCTCAACCAGGCGCTGGAGGAGGGACTGCACCTGCTGCTGACCCCGGGTGTCTACCACCTCGACCAGACCGTGGACGTGAAGCGCGCCGGCACGGTCGTGCTGGGCCTCGGCTACGCCACCCTCGTCCCCGACAACGGCGTCACCGCCCTGAAGGTGGCCGACGTGGACGGCGTACGTCTCGCCGGATTCCTCGTGGACGCCGGTCCCGTCAACTCCGCGACGCTGCTGGAGGTCGGGCCCGAGGGGGCGTCCGCGGACCACTCGGCCAACCCGACCACCGTGCAGGACGTGTTCGTCCGGATCGGCGGCGCGGGCCCCGGCAAGGCGACCACGAGCCTGGTCGTCAACAGCCGGCACACCATCGTCGACCACACCTGGGTGTGGCGCGCCGACCACGGCGACGGCGTCGGCTGGGAGACCAACCGCGCCGACTACGGCGTGGTGGTCAACGGCGACGACGTACTGATCACCGGCCTGTTCGTGGAGCACTTCAACAAGTACGACGTGCAGTGGAACGGCGAGCGCGGCCGCACGGTCTTCTTCCAGAACGAGAAGGCGTACGACGCCCCGGACCAGGCCGCGATCCAGAACGGCTCGGTCAAGGGCTATGCCGCCTACAAGGTCGGCGACGACGTCACCGAGCACGAGGGCTGGGGTCTGGGCAGCTACTGCTACTACAACGTGAACCCGTCCATCGTGCAGCACCACGGCTTCGCCGCGCCGAACCGTTCCGGAGTGCGCTTCCACGGGCTGCTCGTGGTGTCGCTCGGCGGCAACGGGCAGTACGAGTGCGTCATCAACGACACCGGTTCACCCACGTCGGGGACGGACACCGTGCCGTCGAAGGTGGTGCAGTACCCCTGA
- a CDS encoding S1 family peptidase yields MPSIRRSRAAVLGAVLTAGSLALSTAAAVAVTGGTPVADSDTTHAYTAQITVGAHDRGCSAVLVDAEWLLTAASCFAEDPAASLAVPAGVPARTTTAVIGRSDLSGTQGAERRVVEIVPRTDRDVVLARLNRPVTNVTPAQLATTAPAAGAELTFAGYGRTDTVWAPLELHTGTYTVDSTAATSAGVTGKDGAAACMGDTGGPVVSGGKLVGLNSQSFQGGCLGVDETQTSTAGVIARVDDLASWIDEKAGATRIVDFNGDAVEDIAVGDPMATVGGDTTAGLVRVVHGGGKGVAEITQDLDWVTGGAEAGDHFGNHLATVDYNEDGYTDLVVTASEENVGSAVDAGFFDILFGGKDGLGSGPASRHFEQGSGNGSIGSAAPETGDRMGASLAAGTTAAGEPWILVGAPGEALGSLTKAGGAFYVHGDTSISINQDSSNVPGAAEANDAFGTSVTGDSNFIAIGAPGDAIGGDANAGNLAVFSHKLDADGRPTVVAGMDQDNEKISGSAEAGDKFGQALALVAYRPSGAATATDSILAIGSPGEALAAETGAAQQAGAGNVMLVHLAADGTWDYLRALNQGSSTDDRSGTIEAGDSVGASLSAVNTAPRAVGSADTLKIAVGVPGEDLAGAADAGAIHTFSLMGSAGANDLWIEAGDGDGVPGTPGADEKLGTSIHLTPRNLYAGMPYGPAATGALHVLPFPNVVPGGTSRPATTYQPGQGGLPANGNYFGYAAR; encoded by the coding sequence ATGCCTTCCATCAGACGTTCCCGGGCGGCCGTGCTCGGCGCGGTCCTGACCGCCGGGTCGCTGGCGCTGAGCACGGCGGCCGCCGTCGCCGTCACCGGCGGCACGCCGGTCGCCGACTCGGACACCACCCACGCCTACACCGCGCAGATCACCGTCGGCGCCCACGACCGCGGCTGCTCCGCGGTGCTCGTCGACGCCGAATGGCTGCTCACCGCGGCCAGTTGCTTCGCCGAGGACCCGGCCGCCTCGCTCGCCGTACCGGCCGGTGTCCCCGCCAGGACGACCACCGCCGTCATCGGCCGCTCCGACCTCTCCGGCACGCAGGGCGCCGAGCGCCGCGTCGTGGAGATCGTGCCGCGCACGGACCGCGATGTGGTCCTGGCCCGCCTCAACCGGCCCGTCACCAACGTGACCCCGGCCCAGCTCGCCACCACCGCGCCCGCCGCCGGCGCGGAGCTGACGTTCGCCGGTTACGGCCGTACGGACACCGTCTGGGCGCCGCTCGAACTGCACACCGGCACCTACACCGTCGACTCCACGGCGGCCACCTCCGCGGGCGTCACCGGCAAGGACGGCGCGGCCGCCTGCATGGGCGACACCGGCGGCCCGGTCGTCTCCGGCGGCAAGCTCGTCGGCCTCAACAGCCAGTCCTTCCAGGGCGGCTGCCTCGGCGTCGACGAGACCCAGACCTCCACCGCGGGCGTCATCGCGCGCGTCGACGACCTCGCCTCCTGGATCGACGAGAAGGCCGGCGCCACCCGCATCGTCGACTTCAACGGCGACGCCGTCGAGGACATCGCCGTCGGCGACCCGATGGCGACGGTCGGCGGCGACACCACCGCGGGTCTCGTCCGTGTCGTCCACGGCGGCGGCAAGGGCGTCGCGGAGATCACCCAGGACCTCGACTGGGTGACCGGCGGCGCCGAGGCCGGGGACCACTTCGGCAACCACCTCGCGACCGTCGACTACAACGAGGACGGCTACACCGACCTCGTCGTCACCGCGTCCGAGGAGAACGTCGGCAGCGCGGTCGACGCCGGCTTCTTCGACATCCTGTTCGGCGGCAAGGACGGCCTCGGCAGCGGCCCGGCCTCCCGCCACTTCGAGCAGGGCTCGGGCAACGGCTCCATCGGCAGCGCCGCGCCCGAGACCGGCGACCGGATGGGCGCCTCCCTCGCGGCGGGCACCACCGCCGCGGGCGAGCCGTGGATCCTGGTCGGCGCGCCGGGCGAGGCGCTCGGCTCGCTCACCAAGGCGGGCGGCGCCTTCTACGTGCACGGCGACACCAGCATCAGCATCAACCAGGACTCCTCGAACGTCCCCGGTGCGGCCGAGGCGAACGACGCCTTCGGCACGTCCGTCACGGGCGACTCCAACTTCATCGCCATCGGCGCTCCCGGTGACGCCATCGGCGGTGACGCGAACGCCGGCAACCTGGCCGTGTTCAGCCACAAGCTGGACGCCGACGGACGGCCCACCGTGGTCGCCGGCATGGACCAGGACAACGAGAAGATCAGCGGCAGCGCCGAGGCCGGTGACAAGTTCGGTCAGGCTCTCGCACTGGTCGCCTACCGCCCGTCCGGTGCGGCCACGGCCACCGACTCGATCCTCGCGATCGGCTCGCCCGGCGAGGCCCTGGCCGCCGAGACCGGCGCCGCGCAGCAGGCGGGCGCGGGCAACGTCATGCTCGTGCACCTCGCGGCCGACGGCACCTGGGACTACCTGCGCGCGCTCAACCAGGGCTCCAGCACCGACGACCGCTCCGGCACGATCGAGGCCGGCGACTCCGTGGGCGCCTCCCTCAGCGCGGTCAACACCGCCCCGCGGGCGGTCGGTTCGGCCGACACCCTGAAGATCGCCGTGGGCGTCCCCGGTGAGGACCTCGCGGGTGCCGCCGACGCCGGCGCCATCCACACCTTCTCGCTGATGGGCTCGGCGGGCGCCAACGACCTGTGGATCGAGGCCGGCGACGGGGACGGCGTCCCCGGCACCCCGGGCGCGGACGAGAAGCTGGGCACCAGCATCCACCTCACCCCGCGCAACCTCTACGCCGGTATGCCCTACGGGCCCGCCGCCACCGGAGCCCTGCACGTCCTGCCCTTCCCGAACGTCGTGCCGGGCGGTACGAGCCGCCCCGCGACCACGTACCAGCCGGGCCAGGGCGGACTCCCGGCCAACGGCAACTACTTCGGGTACGCGGCGCGGTAA
- the fusA gene encoding elongation factor G — MRTNPLTTVRNLGILAHVDAGKTTVTERILYLTGTTHRRGEVHDGTTVTDFDPQERDRGITIFAAAVSCAWAGHRINLIDTPGHVDFADEVERSLRVLDGAVAVFDAVAGVEPQSESVWRQADRHGVPRIAFVNKMDRAGADLDTAVASIRERLHPVPLVVQLPIGAEDGFTGVVDLPRMRALVWADGADTAEEGPVPETLREEAARRRRLLEEAVAERHPGALEEFCDRETLTAATLTGALRDLTRTGDGVVVLCGSAYRNRGVEPLLDAVVAYLPSPLDVPPVRGIHDGAERERPADPAAPTAALAFKVNATPTGRLTYLRVYSGTIEKGDTVWDPGMRRTERVGRILRVRADRHDPLERTVAGDIVAVVGLKTARAGSTLCAPGAPLLLEPPGVAEPVVHVAVEARRATETDRLASALARLTEEDPSLAVRTDPETGQTVLSGMGELHLEVAVERVRREHGLEVTVGRPGVAYRETVGEGVTGFVHRHVKQDGGAGQFAHVVLDVEPWEPDEDGAGGGFVFRSTVVGGRVPQEYVRAVEAGCRDALAEGPLGGHPVTGLRVTLTDGQTHVKDSSDTAFRTAGRFGLRDALRASGMILLEPVVEVTVTVPEDGVGGVLGDLAARRGRVTGSDRRAGATVVTATVPLAELFGYATRLRSRTQGRGTFTARPTGYAPAPAAVAR; from the coding sequence ATGCGCACCAACCCGCTCACCACCGTCCGCAACCTGGGCATCCTCGCCCATGTCGACGCCGGGAAGACCACCGTCACCGAGCGGATCCTCTACCTGACCGGTACCACCCACAGGCGCGGCGAGGTCCACGACGGCACCACCGTCACCGACTTCGACCCGCAGGAACGCGACCGCGGCATCACCATCTTCGCCGCGGCCGTCAGCTGCGCCTGGGCGGGCCACCGGATCAACCTCATCGACACCCCGGGACACGTCGACTTCGCCGACGAGGTCGAACGATCCCTGCGCGTGCTGGACGGCGCGGTCGCGGTCTTCGACGCGGTCGCGGGCGTGGAGCCGCAGAGCGAGTCCGTGTGGCGGCAGGCCGACCGGCACGGCGTGCCCAGGATCGCGTTCGTCAACAAGATGGACCGGGCGGGCGCCGACCTCGACACCGCCGTCGCCTCGATCCGCGAGCGGCTGCACCCCGTGCCCCTGGTCGTGCAGCTGCCCATCGGCGCGGAGGATGGCTTCACCGGCGTCGTCGACCTGCCGCGCATGCGCGCCCTCGTATGGGCCGACGGCGCGGACACGGCCGAGGAGGGTCCGGTGCCCGAGACGCTGCGCGAGGAGGCCGCCCGCAGGCGGCGGCTGCTGGAGGAGGCGGTCGCCGAACGCCACCCCGGCGCGCTGGAGGAGTTCTGCGACCGGGAGACGCTCACCGCGGCCACCCTCACCGGCGCCCTGCGCGACCTGACGCGCACCGGCGACGGCGTGGTCGTGCTGTGCGGCTCCGCCTACCGCAACCGCGGCGTCGAACCGCTGCTGGACGCCGTGGTGGCGTACCTGCCCTCGCCGCTGGACGTGCCCCCGGTGCGCGGCATCCACGACGGCGCGGAGCGGGAGCGGCCCGCCGACCCGGCGGCGCCGACGGCGGCACTGGCGTTCAAGGTGAACGCCACCCCGACGGGACGGCTGACGTACCTGAGGGTCTACTCGGGCACGATCGAGAAGGGAGACACCGTGTGGGACCCGGGCATGCGCCGCACCGAGCGCGTCGGCCGCATCCTGCGGGTACGGGCCGACCGGCACGACCCGCTGGAGCGCACGGTCGCCGGGGACATCGTCGCCGTGGTCGGGCTGAAGACGGCCCGCGCCGGTTCGACCCTGTGCGCACCGGGCGCCCCACTGCTCCTGGAACCCCCGGGCGTGGCCGAACCGGTGGTGCACGTGGCCGTGGAGGCCCGGCGGGCCACCGAGACCGACCGGCTGGCCTCGGCGCTCGCCCGGCTGACCGAGGAGGACCCCTCGCTGGCGGTGCGGACCGACCCGGAGACGGGACAGACCGTGCTGTCCGGCATGGGCGAACTGCACCTGGAGGTCGCGGTGGAGCGCGTGCGGCGCGAGCACGGGCTGGAGGTCACGGTCGGGCGCCCCGGCGTGGCGTACCGCGAGACGGTCGGCGAAGGCGTCACCGGCTTCGTCCACCGGCACGTCAAACAGGACGGCGGCGCCGGGCAGTTCGCGCACGTCGTGCTCGACGTCGAGCCCTGGGAGCCGGACGAGGACGGCGCGGGCGGCGGTTTCGTGTTCCGTTCGACGGTCGTCGGCGGACGCGTGCCGCAGGAGTACGTCCGAGCCGTCGAGGCGGGCTGCCGGGACGCCCTCGCCGAGGGTCCGCTGGGCGGCCACCCGGTGACCGGCCTCCGGGTCACGCTGACCGACGGCCAGACGCACGTGAAGGACTCCTCGGACACGGCCTTCCGCACCGCCGGCCGGTTCGGTCTCCGCGACGCCCTGCGCGCCTCGGGGATGATCCTGCTCGAACCGGTCGTGGAGGTCACGGTCACCGTGCCCGAGGACGGTGTCGGCGGCGTGCTGGGTGACCTGGCCGCGCGCCGCGGCCGGGTCACCGGTTCCGACAGGCGGGCCGGGGCGACGGTCGTCACGGCCACGGTCCCGCTGGCCGAGCTGTTCGGCTACGCGACCCGGCTGCGCAGCCGCACCCAGGGCCGGGGCACCTTCACCGCCCGGCCCACCGGTTACGCGCCCGCACCCGCGGCGGTCGCGCGGTAG
- a CDS encoding DUF2254 domain-containing protein, translating into MSDWMVTQGPLPRRRPRALSPLREHLRDTFWFAPTAAMAGVFVVWLVAQELDAALVRSLQDDGDYDTLAELLRFADDAKTVVSAVGSAMMTFIGVVFSISLVAVQMASGQFTPRVVRLFVRSRITKATFAVFLATFVLTLLVLTSYDSNPDPRAATSVPLVQSVLTLIMVALSLLLFVMYVNATLRLMRVSHVIARIAAESFRVAALMPVPADGGGAPGLGPVTAWIAHDGQGGVLRDVHIARLVRVARGHGVVLRLVRRIGDFLVPGTPVLAVHGGAAPPRRALRYALSVGVERTFHQDLAFGLRQLSDIGLRALSPAVNDPTTAVQALDRVVQILATLSRRPLDAALHRDRRGALRLVQPVPGWAELVDLGFAEVRACATGSPQVTRRLMAGLDDLLLLVPPERRAPLLRHRELLRQAVERTAPTAAERAFALRPDRQGIG; encoded by the coding sequence ATGAGTGACTGGATGGTTACGCAGGGACCGCTCCCGCGTCGGCGGCCGCGGGCGTTGTCGCCGCTCAGGGAGCATCTGCGGGACACGTTCTGGTTCGCGCCCACCGCGGCGATGGCGGGCGTCTTCGTGGTCTGGCTGGTGGCCCAGGAGCTCGACGCGGCCCTCGTCCGTTCGCTGCAGGACGACGGCGACTACGACACGCTCGCCGAGCTGCTGCGTTTCGCGGACGACGCGAAGACGGTGGTGTCGGCGGTCGGCTCGGCGATGATGACCTTCATCGGTGTGGTGTTCAGCATCTCCCTGGTCGCGGTGCAGATGGCGAGCGGGCAGTTCACCCCGCGGGTGGTGCGGCTCTTCGTCCGCAGCCGGATCACCAAGGCGACCTTCGCCGTCTTCCTGGCCACCTTCGTCCTGACGCTGCTGGTGCTGACCAGCTACGACAGCAATCCCGACCCGCGCGCCGCCACGTCCGTCCCGCTGGTGCAGTCGGTACTCACCCTGATCATGGTCGCGTTGAGCCTGCTGCTCTTCGTGATGTACGTGAACGCCACCCTGCGGCTGATGCGGGTCAGCCATGTGATCGCCCGCATCGCCGCCGAGTCCTTCCGGGTGGCGGCGCTGATGCCGGTGCCGGCGGACGGCGGCGGGGCGCCCGGGCTCGGGCCCGTGACGGCGTGGATCGCCCACGACGGGCAGGGCGGCGTACTGCGGGACGTGCACATCGCCCGGCTGGTTCGGGTGGCCCGGGGGCACGGGGTGGTGCTGCGGCTGGTCCGGCGTATCGGCGACTTCCTGGTGCCGGGCACACCGGTCCTGGCGGTGCACGGCGGGGCGGCCCCGCCGCGCCGGGCGCTGCGCTACGCCCTCTCCGTCGGGGTGGAGCGCACCTTCCACCAGGACCTGGCGTTCGGGCTGCGCCAGCTGTCCGACATCGGGCTGCGTGCCCTGTCGCCCGCCGTCAACGATCCGACGACCGCCGTGCAGGCGCTGGACCGGGTCGTGCAGATCCTGGCCACGCTGTCCCGGCGGCCGCTGGACGCCGCCCTGCACCGGGACCGCCGCGGCGCGCTCCGGCTGGTGCAGCCCGTACCCGGCTGGGCGGAGCTGGTGGACCTAGGGTTCGCCGAGGTCCGCGCCTGTGCCACCGGTTCGCCGCAGGTGACCCGGCGCCTGATGGCCGGTCTCGACGACCTGCTGCTGCTCGTGCCGCCGGAGCGGCGCGCACCGCTGCTGCGCCACCGCGAGCTGCTGCGGCAGGCCGTCGAGCGGACCGCGCCGACCGCTGCGGAGCGGGCCTTCGCCCTGCGGCCCGACCGCCAGGGCATCGGCTGA